Proteins encoded by one window of Prevotella nigrescens:
- a CDS encoding ABC transporter ATP-binding protein, whose protein sequence is MVRNILNELTASGVRHLIISALFFVVYALCGTAIMLTVLFLIDRHIQGESISFISAAWVLGGLLVLKTISSAIADMSKHFAGFDLVERIREKIILKLKMFSLGFYTNERLGEISTVIHKDVDNMEMVVGHLWTRMSADFIVALILGIGLFCVDWRMGLTMVAILPIALFSLYRGIRSGMKAQEESQDNLADMVSLFVEYVKGIPVLKVFGGKGMFRDRLDHSVGEFGESSKNTSRLAAVSVGRYTFLIELAFALMATIGLWWTQQGELSLFAYLMFIIVSKEFYKPFVNMENHWLNYIKVKDSYGRISHLLNAPVITNPEQPKTATHFNLSFDKVDFHYEKEGFEMKNLTFHVPEGTVTALVGSSGSGKTTITNLLLRFWEPQTGSIRIGGLDIREMDYDYLLGKISVVMQNVILFSDTIANNIKVGNQHATQEEIEEAARRAMIHDFIINLPEGYETKIGENGLGLSGGQKQRLSIARAFLKDAPIILLDEITSNVDPVNEYKIQQAMSSLIRNRTVLVIAHHLQTIRNANQIIVMDKGHLVENGTHAELAAKNGMYCKLLSMQ, encoded by the coding sequence ATGGTACGCAATATACTGAATGAATTGACCGCTAGCGGAGTGCGGCATCTAATTATCTCCGCACTGTTTTTCGTGGTTTATGCCCTTTGTGGCACGGCGATAATGCTCACCGTCTTGTTTCTCATCGACCGTCATATACAAGGAGAAAGCATCTCTTTCATTTCGGCAGCATGGGTACTCGGTGGTCTGCTGGTCTTGAAAACCATATCCAGTGCCATTGCCGATATGAGTAAGCATTTTGCCGGATTTGATCTTGTGGAACGTATCCGCGAGAAAATCATATTGAAATTGAAAATGTTCTCACTCGGTTTCTATACCAATGAGCGTCTGGGAGAGATAAGTACAGTCATTCACAAAGACGTTGATAATATGGAAATGGTAGTAGGACATCTATGGACACGGATGTCTGCCGACTTCATTGTAGCTCTAATACTCGGTATTGGACTATTTTGCGTGGATTGGCGCATGGGATTGACAATGGTAGCCATTCTCCCCATTGCCCTATTTTCTCTGTATCGGGGTATTCGCTCGGGAATGAAAGCACAGGAGGAATCACAGGATAATCTGGCAGATATGGTCAGCCTCTTTGTTGAATATGTCAAGGGCATCCCAGTTTTGAAAGTATTTGGAGGAAAAGGAATGTTCCGTGACAGACTCGACCACTCTGTTGGTGAATTTGGAGAAAGCAGTAAGAATACTTCTCGTTTGGCAGCTGTAAGTGTGGGCAGATACACTTTTCTGATAGAATTGGCTTTCGCTTTGATGGCTACAATCGGTCTTTGGTGGACACAGCAGGGGGAACTTTCTCTTTTCGCTTATTTAATGTTTATCATCGTCTCAAAAGAATTCTACAAACCTTTTGTCAATATGGAGAATCATTGGTTGAATTATATCAAGGTAAAAGATAGTTACGGACGCATTTCCCATTTATTGAATGCTCCTGTTATCACCAATCCTGAACAGCCGAAAACAGCAACCCATTTCAATCTTTCCTTTGACAAAGTGGATTTCCATTATGAGAAGGAAGGTTTTGAGATGAAAAATCTCACGTTCCATGTTCCCGAAGGAACGGTAACGGCACTTGTTGGCTCGTCAGGTTCAGGTAAAACAACCATTACCAACCTGTTACTCCGTTTCTGGGAACCGCAGACCGGCAGTATCCGTATCGGTGGTTTAGACATTCGAGAAATGGACTACGATTATTTACTCGGTAAAATCAGTGTGGTGATGCAGAATGTTATTCTCTTTTCAGATACCATTGCCAATAATATCAAAGTAGGCAATCAACATGCTACGCAGGAAGAAATCGAAGAAGCAGCACGTAGGGCGATGATACACGACTTTATCATCAATCTGCCGGAAGGTTATGAAACAAAAATCGGAGAAAACGGTTTGGGACTATCCGGAGGTCAGAAACAAAGGCTTTCAATCGCCCGTGCGTTCCTCAAAGATGCTCCCATCATTCTTTTGGACGAGATAACGAGCAATGTTGACCCTGTCAATGAATATAAGATACAACAGGCAATGTCTTCCCTTATCCGAAATCGCACAGTCTTGGTCATTGCCCATCATTTGCAAACCATCCGTAATGCTAATCAAATTATTGTGATGGACAAGGGACACCTTGTAGAGAACGGGACGCATGCAGAACTTGCAGCAAAAAACGGAATGTACTGCAAATTGCTGTCCATGCAATAA
- a CDS encoding permease of the drug/metabolite transporter: protein MSGYVLMAIWSGYLFVEKNIPYKMMAGTNGQWIVYYIVKLLLFVVIGVFTAPFTCLWAVFRVIKAFR from the coding sequence ATGTCCGGATATGTGCTGATGGCGATATGGTCAGGCTATCTCTTTGTGGAAAAGAACATTCCTTATAAGATGATGGCTGGGACAAATGGGCAGTGGATTGTTTACTATATTGTCAAACTGCTCCTCTTTGTCGTCATAGGAGTCTTCACCGCACCTTTCACCTGCTTGTGGGCAGTGTTCAGGGTAATAAAGGCTTTTCGGTAA
- a CDS encoding helix-turn-helix domain-containing protein — protein sequence MTIEFCAINKPEDWIEMVAEQFGTSVTNDGFTVPPSVGSGFFKQYYPLSWLTLTYISFVSYEPMTMVRRSVENSKWIPVMFYINEHKHEQIIGTSTKTVGVDTLDGIFMPSSNIPTEWTFAPKRQYENITLTFNKDWIEQMDTAHETYIGRLLRSDKSFYLFETITPAMQQVLDGIKATAKSDVLFYPLHLHGKAIELLTIFLEKLEKRSEVKSLSNLNLNDVEAVFRVRRQILQSLNNVPSIPELAHEAAMSSSKLQKCFKQVIGKAIAEYALSEKMEWAKRLLSTRLYSVSEVGYKIGYANLSHFTEAFRKYHRINPKQFLDSL from the coding sequence ATGACCATAGAATTTTGTGCAATCAATAAGCCAGAAGATTGGATCGAGATGGTTGCCGAGCAATTCGGCACATCGGTAACGAACGATGGTTTTACCGTTCCGCCCTCAGTGGGCAGCGGCTTTTTCAAGCAATACTACCCGTTATCATGGCTCACATTGACCTACATCAGTTTCGTATCGTACGAACCGATGACAATGGTGCGTCGCTCGGTGGAAAACTCGAAATGGATTCCCGTGATGTTCTATATCAACGAGCATAAGCACGAGCAGATTATCGGCACAAGCACGAAAACGGTCGGGGTGGACACGCTCGACGGTATCTTTATGCCCTCAAGCAATATCCCTACGGAGTGGACTTTCGCTCCCAAACGGCAGTATGAAAACATTACATTGACCTTCAACAAGGATTGGATAGAGCAAATGGATACGGCTCACGAAACCTACATCGGTCGGCTGCTCCGGTCGGACAAGTCTTTTTATCTGTTCGAGACCATCACACCTGCGATGCAACAAGTATTGGATGGCATTAAGGCCACAGCCAAAAGCGATGTGCTTTTCTATCCCCTCCATTTGCATGGAAAGGCAATAGAACTGCTGACGATATTTCTTGAAAAACTCGAAAAACGTTCGGAGGTAAAATCTCTTTCCAACTTGAATTTGAACGATGTGGAGGCTGTCTTCCGTGTCCGTCGTCAGATTTTACAAAGTTTGAACAACGTACCGAGCATTCCCGAACTGGCACATGAAGCAGCAATGAGCAGTTCCAAACTACAAAAATGCTTCAAACAGGTTATTGGCAAGGCGATTGCCGAGTATGCCCTATCCGAAAAGATGGAATGGGCAAAACGTTTGCTTTCCACTCGTCTTTACTCTGTATCCGAAGTAGGCTATAAAATTGGATATGCCAATCTCAGCCACTTCACAGAGGCTTTCCGAAAATATCACAGAATAAACCCCAAGCAATTTCTCGACTCTCTATAA
- a CDS encoding outer membrane lipoprotein-sorting protein has product MKKVFLSAVITIATMWANVAHAQGGLSPQQVQQKAIEATRIAGMETESSMTIYSPSGDKRVRKMTIVSKLYENGSLEKKLIRFTEPADVKGTGFLSFDYLKKNDDKWIYMPALRKTRRIVSSENAKSFMGSEFSYADMSTPAVEDFNYKFLKDQNVGNHVCYVLEITPKNKTIANENGFSKKIAYIDKHIFIIRKAIYYNLAGEKEKEMTVSAITEVDTKYHKYRFKEMTMINLKNKRKSVLNNNVIKFTPSISDSYFTTRTLEQGK; this is encoded by the coding sequence ATGAAAAAAGTTTTTTTATCGGCGGTTATAACAATCGCAACCATGTGGGCAAATGTTGCTCATGCACAAGGAGGACTATCTCCGCAACAAGTACAACAAAAAGCCATTGAAGCCACTCGTATTGCCGGAATGGAAACAGAATCATCAATGACGATTTACAGTCCGTCCGGAGACAAACGAGTTCGCAAGATGACTATTGTCAGTAAACTCTACGAGAATGGTAGTTTGGAAAAGAAACTCATTCGGTTTACCGAGCCTGCTGATGTGAAAGGCACCGGGTTTCTATCGTTCGATTATTTGAAGAAGAACGATGACAAGTGGATTTATATGCCGGCTCTTCGTAAAACCCGACGTATTGTAAGCTCAGAGAATGCCAAAAGTTTCATGGGGTCTGAGTTTTCTTACGCCGATATGTCCACACCAGCTGTCGAAGATTTCAACTATAAATTCTTGAAAGACCAAAATGTAGGTAATCATGTCTGCTATGTCTTAGAAATTACGCCAAAGAACAAAACCATTGCCAATGAAAACGGCTTCTCTAAGAAAATAGCCTATATCGACAAGCACATTTTTATTATCCGTAAGGCTATATACTACAATCTTGCCGGAGAGAAAGAAAAGGAGATGACCGTCTCTGCAATCACGGAAGTGGATACAAAGTACCATAAGTATCGCTTTAAGGAGATGACAATGATTAATCTGAAAAATAAAAGAAAGTCGGTATTGAATAACAACGTTATTAAGTTCACCCCTTCAATTTCGGACAGTTATTTCACCACTCGCACACTGGAACAAGGCAAGTAA
- a CDS encoding efflux RND transporter permease subunit, with protein MKKLAEFVIRYRWAVIVFFLALTAFMGFQMKNASFNPDLLTYLPEDLPSRVNQKQIERMFGGTDMVMIVVQTDDVVNGKTLKRVEHFSQDMQNIKGVERVMSVFELKNVRSENDAMTVDAAVKMIPRTAEDVATIKKELAGNDLVYGSVVSKDFTTTAIIGLLEPGAKDKDVIDQVEAMIAKYPGTEKVLLGGSPYMRMQNAGMMQKDMARLIPLGLLLMMVFLFISFRQFRGVWLPILIVVMAIFTALGATPLLGWKFAVTTIILVVLLIATANSYGIHMFARYQRDNLPGNNYTAKELSVKMVTSLGAPIILSGLTTIAGLLCMLGHVLIPGGQMGVLGSIGIGLALIGSLFFIPALSSVLPKTKPRLRADNNPKSKRGIGLDRLLDFIADWVTKKPKTILALFVVISLIGAAGLLRFSINSNPAELFPDGHPAKESAQIINKELGGFFPLCVVFEGDIKDPALLKKIDDLEKKVREIPEVGTTQSIAKVTRQISRALYNKGEEGYDKIPDTYDAVSQYFELYLMSGSQRDLEKMVDFNFEKALLMIRFKELNTPVLRQCVAQIKEMVKDDPNVKLVGGNADVFTDMDKHVVSGQFLSLLISLVVVFIIISLGFKSFKAGLLQIVPLMFAMLMLFGLMGYFGIDLNFMTAFQASILIGVGVDYTIHVVWRYREERRAGYDDKEAVHRLFKATGRGIVFNAIAVIIGFVVLLFSGFLPVRFFGMMMVTIIFVCLIAAVLLVPALCMVLKPKFLRQKIHCK; from the coding sequence ATGAAGAAGTTAGCTGAATTTGTGATACGATACCGCTGGGCGGTCATCGTGTTCTTTCTTGCACTGACAGCCTTTATGGGCTTTCAGATGAAGAATGCAAGTTTTAATCCCGACCTGCTTACCTATCTGCCGGAAGATTTACCTTCTCGTGTAAATCAAAAACAGATAGAAAGAATGTTCGGCGGTACGGATATGGTAATGATTGTCGTACAGACAGATGATGTCGTGAATGGCAAGACACTGAAGCGTGTGGAGCATTTCTCGCAAGATATGCAGAACATCAAAGGCGTAGAACGGGTAATGTCCGTCTTTGAATTGAAAAATGTCCGCAGTGAGAATGACGCAATGACCGTTGATGCGGCCGTGAAAATGATTCCACGGACTGCTGAAGATGTTGCCACTATTAAGAAAGAGCTTGCCGGTAACGACCTTGTCTATGGAAGCGTGGTTTCCAAAGATTTTACGACCACAGCCATTATTGGATTGCTTGAACCCGGAGCAAAGGACAAGGACGTAATAGACCAAGTGGAGGCAATGATTGCCAAGTATCCCGGCACAGAGAAAGTTCTTTTGGGAGGTTCTCCGTATATGCGAATGCAGAATGCGGGAATGATGCAGAAGGATATGGCTCGGCTCATTCCTCTCGGATTGTTGTTGATGATGGTCTTTCTCTTTATCAGCTTTCGTCAGTTCAGAGGGGTATGGCTTCCCATTCTGATTGTAGTCATGGCGATATTCACGGCATTGGGTGCAACACCTTTGTTGGGATGGAAGTTTGCCGTTACGACCATTATTTTAGTTGTATTGCTGATTGCCACCGCCAATTCCTATGGCATACACATGTTTGCCCGCTACCAAAGAGACAATCTTCCCGGAAACAACTATACAGCAAAAGAATTGTCTGTCAAAATGGTTACAAGTCTCGGCGCTCCCATTATCTTGTCAGGATTGACAACCATTGCAGGGTTGCTCTGTATGTTGGGACATGTGCTGATTCCCGGTGGACAGATGGGAGTTCTTGGCAGTATCGGTATCGGACTTGCCTTGATTGGAAGTCTGTTCTTTATACCTGCATTGAGTTCGGTACTTCCCAAAACGAAGCCTCGATTGAGAGCGGATAACAACCCTAAAAGCAAAAGAGGAATAGGGTTGGACAGATTGTTGGACTTTATTGCCGATTGGGTAACGAAAAAGCCCAAGACTATTTTGGCTTTATTCGTGGTCATTTCTCTAATCGGAGCAGCCGGACTGTTGCGTTTCAGCATCAACTCAAATCCCGCCGAGTTGTTCCCTGACGGACATCCTGCGAAGGAGTCCGCACAAATCATCAATAAGGAACTGGGGGGCTTCTTTCCGCTCTGTGTCGTGTTCGAAGGCGACATCAAAGACCCTGCCTTGTTGAAGAAAATTGATGATTTGGAGAAAAAGGTGCGAGAAATCCCCGAAGTGGGAACAACGCAGTCTATCGCGAAAGTTACACGTCAGATCAGCCGTGCTCTCTATAACAAAGGCGAAGAAGGTTATGATAAAATCCCCGACACCTACGATGCCGTATCACAATACTTCGAGTTGTATCTGATGAGCGGCAGTCAGAGGGATTTGGAAAAGATGGTGGATTTCAATTTTGAGAAAGCTCTCTTGATGATTCGTTTCAAGGAATTGAACACACCGGTATTGCGACAATGTGTTGCTCAAATCAAGGAAATGGTAAAAGATGACCCCAATGTGAAACTTGTTGGTGGCAATGCCGATGTATTCACGGATATGGACAAGCATGTCGTAAGCGGGCAGTTCCTTTCTTTGTTGATTTCCCTCGTTGTTGTATTTATCATTATATCCCTCGGTTTCAAATCGTTTAAGGCAGGATTACTGCAAATCGTTCCACTCATGTTTGCCATGTTGATGCTTTTCGGACTGATGGGATATTTTGGTATCGACCTGAACTTTATGACCGCCTTCCAAGCCTCTATCCTTATTGGAGTCGGCGTGGACTATACGATTCATGTTGTCTGGCGGTATCGGGAGGAACGACGTGCGGGTTACGACGATAAGGAGGCTGTACATCGCTTGTTCAAGGCAACGGGACGCGGTATCGTATTCAATGCCATTGCCGTTATTATCGGATTTGTAGTTCTGCTCTTTTCAGGCTTCCTGCCCGTCCGCTTTTTCGGAATGATGATGGTAACAATCATTTTCGTATGCCTCATTGCCGCAGTGCTGCTCGTACCTGCGCTATGTATGGTGTTGAAACCGAAATTCTTGAGACAGAAAATCCATTGCAAATAA
- a CDS encoding RteC domain-containing protein, giving the protein MRMQGLLPALPVKPAKKLCWTGKATDLVELLYALDTCDCINDGEIGVEELADVLSEIFGVEIKNCYNVYMNMKRRKDDSRTYFLDELREKLNKRMVESDLKGGKFKKR; this is encoded by the coding sequence ATGCGAATGCAGGGACTTCTTCCTGCTTTGCCCGTCAAACCCGCCAAGAAACTCTGTTGGACAGGCAAGGCAACAGATTTAGTTGAACTCCTTTATGCTCTCGACACCTGCGACTGTATCAATGATGGAGAAATAGGTGTGGAGGAATTAGCTGATGTTCTTTCTGAAATCTTTGGAGTGGAGATAAAGAACTGCTACAACGTCTATATGAACATGAAACGCCGCAAGGATGACAGCCGTACCTACTTTCTTGATGAACTCCGTGAGAAGCTGAACAAGCGTATGGTGGAGAGTGACCTGAAAGGTGGCAAGTTCAAGAAACGGTAA
- a CDS encoding ABC transporter ATP-binding protein, which yields MDKQKVRPLDEERESRSLLSNAVVILHLILGTLPILLVVWAVDKLMNGTLSPLIVWGIGGIMILFAMLRGVFYGTSIWRAHRSAYNALTRLRLRIISHLQRLPLGFFQERKVGDLVNIINHDVEQIEIYLAHGLPEILSATLFPALLWVIIMVLDWRLGLSLISLLPVAFLLQMAVKTLWGRSFQHFMESTQKMSEDLLEYVATISVIKAFSNEENRTKRVLDGMRDYIRWVKRSMFSVTVPMTLITMFLEGGIVVMTLIGLWMMSSGELTVARFILALILGGLFSSSFAKLATFQHFRIVYGQSLAKVQSITEVQTKETADKKTDTTQTDVCFEHVTFSYPNKEDNALKDVCLQFSKGSHTAIVGESGSGKTTLASLMMGFWQPQTGTIRLGGENITELSERNIADYFSMVQQEVFLFNTTIRDNIRIGKPTATQKEVEMAAERARIHDFIMGLPNGYDTLAGEAGVKFSGGEKQRISIARMLLKDSPIVILDEATAALDGENEKLIQEALDELQRNKTVITIAHRLNTIQDMERIVVMDKGQVVSKGTHQELLKDCSLYRNMTETQEQVSKWQLKEEEV from the coding sequence ATGGATAAACAAAAAGTCAGACCTCTTGATGAGGAACGGGAGAGCCGCAGCCTGCTCTCCAATGCAGTGGTCATATTGCACCTTATTTTAGGTACACTCCCTATACTGCTGGTAGTGTGGGCAGTGGACAAGCTGATGAATGGCACACTCTCTCCCTTAATAGTTTGGGGTATTGGAGGAATAATGATACTATTTGCAATGCTTCGAGGCGTATTCTATGGAACCTCCATTTGGCGGGCACACCGGTCGGCTTACAATGCCCTTACACGATTGAGGTTGCGTATCATAAGTCATCTGCAACGCTTGCCGCTCGGTTTCTTTCAAGAACGGAAAGTTGGCGACTTGGTGAATATTATCAACCACGATGTGGAACAAATTGAAATTTATTTAGCACATGGATTACCCGAAATCCTTTCGGCTACGCTTTTTCCTGCCTTACTCTGGGTAATTATTATGGTGTTGGACTGGCGTTTGGGGCTGTCGCTCATTTCTCTTTTGCCTGTAGCATTTCTTCTGCAAATGGCTGTCAAAACACTTTGGGGAAGGAGCTTTCAACACTTTATGGAAAGTACGCAAAAAATGTCGGAAGACCTTTTGGAATATGTGGCTACCATATCGGTAATCAAAGCCTTCAGTAACGAGGAGAACAGAACGAAACGGGTACTTGATGGTATGCGCGACTACATCCGTTGGGTAAAGCGGAGCATGTTTAGTGTTACTGTTCCCATGACATTGATAACGATGTTCTTGGAAGGTGGTATCGTGGTAATGACCCTTATTGGACTATGGATGATGAGTTCGGGCGAATTAACTGTAGCCCGTTTTATTCTTGCCCTGATATTGGGTGGATTGTTCTCGTCCTCTTTTGCTAAGTTGGCAACATTCCAACATTTCCGAATCGTCTATGGTCAGTCGTTGGCAAAAGTACAGTCCATTACAGAGGTACAGACAAAGGAAACTGCTGACAAGAAAACGGATACGACACAAACGGATGTTTGTTTCGAGCATGTTACATTTTCCTATCCAAACAAGGAAGACAATGCGCTGAAAGATGTATGTCTTCAATTTTCGAAAGGAAGTCATACAGCTATCGTCGGCGAATCCGGATCGGGAAAAACCACATTGGCAAGTCTGATGATGGGGTTCTGGCAACCTCAAACAGGTACTATCCGACTAGGAGGAGAGAATATTACGGAACTCTCCGAACGTAATATCGCTGATTATTTTTCGATGGTACAGCAGGAGGTTTTTCTCTTTAACACAACTATTCGGGACAATATCCGTATAGGAAAACCTACAGCCACACAAAAGGAAGTGGAAATGGCAGCAGAGCGTGCTCGTATTCATGATTTTATCATGGGATTGCCGAATGGTTATGATACGCTCGCAGGCGAAGCTGGCGTAAAATTCTCCGGCGGAGAAAAACAGCGTATTTCCATTGCCCGAATGTTACTCAAAGACTCTCCAATAGTTATTCTCGATGAAGCCACTGCCGCATTGGACGGAGAGAATGAGAAACTAATCCAAGAAGCTCTTGATGAATTGCAGCGCAACAAGACCGTCATTACCATTGCTCACCGTCTCAATACTATTCAGGATATGGAGCGTATTGTTGTGATGGACAAGGGGCAGGTTGTCTCAAAAGGAACACACCAAGAACTGCTGAAAGACTGTTCTCTGTACCGCAATATGACGGAGACGCAAGAACAAGTAAGTAAATGGCAACTGAAAGAAGAGGAGGTATAA
- a CDS encoding TonB-dependent receptor: protein MSISSIVHLYKRMLIVGFLLLWSFPMFAQLQPTEIKVIDAENGNSIEFAAVHWKGLNAPTYTNGTTTNRKGIAKLSASSNQKLMLMVSYVGYQTITDTITANGKRYTIRLLPESTELADVVVFGKTKAQVLRESPEAVSVINAKELQGRSISLETVLNKTIGLKVGQTGGLGSSSRIIVHGLEGNRIQILWDGIPMSTSDGAFSLDEIPIDIIERIEVYKSIIPARFGCDGLGGAVNIVTKEFSTDYLDASYEFGSYQTHKGSVFSRKNFPKSGVLLGAGGYYTSAKNDYSFRVPERENLLVRRDHDRFRSYMLKGKIAFTKLWFDEISTEFGYYNRFNEIQGILKNIQHAENQSGMFMLENKLIKSGMLNDRLNLESHFSLSHTTNNFVDTARVNHDFEGNIYPSPNGQGETGDVPHNSNDKGLEINERINFDYKLSANHSLNLNTLINYARRQPSDNIASQHAGFVIGGFPSKKTSVISGLTWESKLFDKKLTNMLSAKYFHLHSEIEDLTSYEMIEAPKKKNNTTSQIGWIEAIKYEPFRGFHLKASYQRAIRLPNSQELFGDGIITFPAAGLRPEKSHNFNLGFLIDKNDVLGLSRLQFEVNSFYMQVSDMIKLMKQHMAAGYVNAEKVHIKGIETEIKLDISPTVYAYGNLTYQDVRDVLDYLPGTQAPNPTKGLRLPNIPYLFANFGAEYHSDRLFKNWYVKAFWDGKFTEEFFYFWELTELQKRRIPRSFVNDIGLLLTYKNKYSIALECHNLMNKEVWDQFRQPLAGRTFHLKFRYVFSKGIL, encoded by the coding sequence ATGTCAATCAGCTCAATAGTCCATTTATACAAAAGAATGCTCATTGTCGGCTTTCTATTGTTGTGGTCTTTTCCTATGTTTGCACAACTGCAACCAACAGAAATAAAAGTTATTGATGCAGAAAATGGGAACAGTATAGAATTTGCCGCCGTACATTGGAAAGGTTTGAATGCTCCAACGTACACAAATGGTACGACTACAAACAGGAAAGGTATTGCAAAACTAAGTGCATCAAGTAATCAAAAACTTATGCTTATGGTAAGTTATGTCGGTTATCAGACCATTACCGATACGATTACTGCAAATGGGAAGCGTTATACCATAAGACTACTCCCGGAATCAACAGAGTTAGCAGATGTAGTGGTCTTCGGAAAAACAAAAGCACAAGTTCTCAGAGAGTCGCCTGAAGCAGTTTCTGTAATAAATGCGAAAGAACTTCAAGGCAGATCTATTTCGTTAGAAACCGTTTTGAATAAAACCATAGGTTTGAAAGTTGGGCAGACCGGTGGTTTGGGAAGCAGTTCGAGAATTATTGTTCATGGATTGGAAGGAAACCGCATTCAAATCTTATGGGACGGAATACCAATGAGTACTTCTGACGGGGCTTTTTCTCTTGATGAAATTCCGATAGACATTATAGAAAGAATAGAAGTCTATAAGAGTATCATACCCGCCCGTTTCGGATGTGATGGATTGGGGGGAGCCGTCAATATCGTTACTAAAGAGTTTAGTACGGACTATTTAGATGCCTCGTATGAATTCGGGTCTTACCAAACACACAAAGGAAGCGTCTTCTCTCGCAAGAACTTTCCAAAGAGTGGCGTTCTACTCGGTGCGGGAGGCTATTATACATCTGCAAAGAATGACTACTCTTTCAGAGTTCCCGAGAGAGAAAACCTGTTGGTAAGACGTGACCATGACCGTTTTCGTTCGTATATGTTGAAGGGAAAAATTGCTTTCACGAAACTTTGGTTCGATGAGATTAGTACCGAGTTCGGGTATTACAATCGTTTCAATGAAATCCAAGGTATCTTAAAAAACATACAACATGCCGAAAACCAATCAGGAATGTTTATGTTGGAAAACAAACTGATAAAAAGCGGAATGCTGAACGACCGCCTTAATCTTGAGTCCCATTTCTCCCTTTCACATACAACAAACAATTTTGTGGATACGGCACGAGTTAATCACGATTTCGAAGGAAACATATATCCGAGTCCGAATGGGCAGGGAGAAACAGGAGATGTTCCTCACAACTCAAATGACAAAGGCTTGGAAATCAATGAACGTATCAATTTTGATTACAAGTTGTCCGCCAATCACAGTTTGAATCTGAACACACTTATTAACTACGCCAGAAGACAACCGAGCGACAACATTGCAAGTCAGCATGCTGGTTTTGTTATCGGAGGATTTCCCAGCAAAAAGACCAGTGTCATTTCGGGGTTGACTTGGGAGTCAAAACTCTTTGATAAGAAACTGACGAATATGCTCTCCGCAAAGTATTTCCACCTCCATTCCGAGATAGAAGATTTGACTTCATACGAGATGATTGAGGCTCCGAAGAAAAAGAACAATACGACCTCACAAATAGGCTGGATAGAGGCAATAAAATACGAGCCCTTCAGAGGTTTTCACTTGAAAGCATCTTACCAGCGGGCAATACGCCTTCCCAATTCACAAGAACTATTCGGTGATGGTATCATCACCTTTCCTGCAGCCGGATTGAGACCAGAGAAAAGCCACAACTTCAATCTGGGGTTCTTAATAGACAAAAATGATGTCCTCGGATTATCGCGATTGCAGTTTGAAGTGAACAGCTTTTATATGCAGGTAAGCGATATGATAAAACTGATGAAACAACACATGGCAGCCGGATATGTAAACGCAGAAAAGGTACATATTAAAGGTATAGAAACCGAAATAAAATTGGACATATCGCCAACGGTCTATGCCTACGGGAACCTGACTTATCAGGACGTCCGCGATGTTTTGGACTATTTGCCCGGCACCCAAGCCCCTAATCCGACAAAAGGATTGCGACTGCCGAATATTCCCTACCTGTTTGCCAACTTCGGAGCGGAATACCACAGCGACCGATTGTTCAAGAATTGGTATGTCAAGGCATTCTGGGACGGGAAGTTCACGGAAGAGTTCTTCTACTTTTGGGAACTTACTGAATTGCAGAAACGACGTATTCCTCGCAGTTTCGTCAATGATATTGGTCTGCTATTGACCTACAAGAACAAATATTCCATCGCTTTGGAATGCCACAACCTGATGAATAAAGAAGTGTGGGACCAGTTCCGCCAACCGTTGGCAGGACGGACATTCCACCTCAAATTCAGATACGTCTTCTCGAAAGGTATTTTATAA